One region of Oryza sativa Japonica Group chromosome 10, ASM3414082v1 genomic DNA includes:
- the LOC4348671 gene encoding BTB/POZ and MATH domain-containing protein 1 has protein sequence MTASSLAAAASDGASSSSGSASAIVAGTVNGHHVLKIVGYSFTKAVPSGKSIRSRPFRAGGHTWHVLYYPNGNRAEKADFVAFYLCLDDAEACSEAVEAKAIFSLLDMEGNPVSSYRFTTRVVNFMEHKKGWGFDFMKRESLEESEYLKDDCFKIRIDVVVITDFHTEEETPLIVAPPSDMRRQFGDLLLSKQGADVKFQVGKKKFDAHRSVLAARSPVFKAQLYGRMRESTTRGAIRIDDMEEEVFRAMLTFVYTDDLPEMKQQDEAAMAQHLLVAADRYNLERMKLICEHNLSKHIDTDSVVNILVLAEQHSCHMLKEACLKFLRSSRSLKAVMETNGFGHLISSCPGLIKDIMSKLSPC, from the exons atgaccgcctcctcgctcgccgccgccgcctccgacggGGCCTCCTCAAGCTCAGGGTCCGcctccgccatcgtcgccggcacGGTGAACGGCCACCACGTGCTCAAGATCGTCGGGTACTCCTTCACCAAGGCCGTCCCCAGTGGCAAGAGCATCAGGTCTCGGCCGTTCCGCGCAGGAGGCCACACCTGGCACGTGCTGTACTACCCCAATGGGAATCGAGCCGAGAAAGCCGATTTCGTGGCCTTCTACCTCTGCCTCGATGACGCCGAGGCCTGCAGCGAGGCCGTGGAGGCGAAGGCCATCTTCAGTTTACTCGACATGGAGGGGAATCCGGTATCGTCCTACAGATTCACCACCAGGGTGGTCAACTTCATGGAGCATAAGAAGGGTTGGGGTTTTGATTTCATGAAAAGGGAATCTTTGGAGGAATCAGAGTATCTCAAGGATGATTGTTTCAAGATCCGGATTGACGTCGTCGTCATTACAGATTTCCACACGGAGGAGGAGACGCCGCTCATCGTGGCGCCGCCGTCAGACATGCGCCGGCAATTCGGTGATCTTCTGCTGAGCAAACAAGGCGCGGATGTCAAGTTCCAG GTGGGCAAGAAGAAGTTCGACGCGCACCGATCGGTGCTCGCGGCGCGCTCTCCGGTCTTCAAGGCGCAGCTCTATGGCAGGATGAGGGAGAGTACCACCAGAGGTGCCATAAGAATCGATGACATGGAGGAAGAAGTGTTCAGGGCTATGCTAACCTTTGTTTACACGGACGATTTGCCTGAGATGAAGCAGCAAGACGAAGCTGCAATGGCTCAGCATTTGCTTGTAGCGGCTGACAGGTACAATCTGGAGAGGATGAAGCTGATTTGTGAACATAATTTGTCTAAGCACATTGACACGGACTCCGTGGTGAACATTTTGGTACTAGCTGAGCAGCACAGCTGCCACATGCTTAAGGAAGCATGCTTGAAGTTCCTCAGGTCGTCAAGATCTCTGAAGGCCGTCATGGAAACTAATGGGTTTGGGCACTTAATCAGTAGCTGCCCAGGTCTTATTAAGGATATAATGTCCAAGCTTTCTCCTTGTTAA
- the LOC107279064 gene encoding uncharacterized protein isoform X2, which yields MTRWADLDVLRPAVAADVQVVTSDGKSIATHSFVLGTASPVLERMIERARRGWNTECIIPRPRRLLRRRLRDFAFLQLLYASRVTPEDEEVVTAHGPSRHQRRRRGATTRALAPAQATYSSTSRCLW from the exons ATGACGCGGTGGGCGGATCTGGACGTGCtccggccggcggtggccgccgacgTGCAGGTCGTCACGTCGGATGGGAAGAGCATCGCCACACATTCCTTCGTTCTT GGCACGGCGTCGCCGGTGCTGGAGCGGATGATCGAGCGGGCACGGCGGGGGTGGAACACCGAGTGCATCATTCCGCGTCCTCGGCGTCTCCTCCGACGCCGTCTTCGCGACTTCGCCTTCCTCCAGTTGCTGTACGCTTCCAG GGTGACGCCGGAGGACGAGGAGGTGGTGACCGCGCACGGGCCAAGTCGGcatcagcgacggcggcgcggcgcgactaCGCGGGCCCTAGCTCCTGCTCAG GCGACGTACTCGTCGACATCGAGgtgcctgtggtga
- the LOC107279064 gene encoding uncharacterized protein isoform X3, whose amino-acid sequence MTRWADLDVLRPAVAADVQVVTSDGKSIATHSFVLGTASPVLERMIERARRGWNTECIIPRPRRLLRRRLRDFAFLQLLYASRVTPEDEEVVTAHGPSRHQRRRRGATTRALAPAQVDVMEKD is encoded by the exons ATGACGCGGTGGGCGGATCTGGACGTGCtccggccggcggtggccgccgacgTGCAGGTCGTCACGTCGGATGGGAAGAGCATCGCCACACATTCCTTCGTTCTT GGCACGGCGTCGCCGGTGCTGGAGCGGATGATCGAGCGGGCACGGCGGGGGTGGAACACCGAGTGCATCATTCCGCGTCCTCGGCGTCTCCTCCGACGCCGTCTTCGCGACTTCGCCTTCCTCCAGTTGCTGTACGCTTCCAG GGTGACGCCGGAGGACGAGGAGGTGGTGACCGCGCACGGGCCAAGTCGGcatcagcgacggcggcgcggcgcgactaCGCGGGCCCTAGCTCCTGCTCAG gttgatgtgatggaaaaggactga
- the LOC107279064 gene encoding uncharacterized protein isoform X1, whose product MTRWADLDVLRPAVAADVQVVTSDGKSIATHSFVLGTASPVLERMIERARRGWNTECIIPRPRRLLRRRLRDFAFLQLLYASRVTPEDEEVVTAHGPSRHQRRRRGATTRALAPAQVILGRAWASTARTGPTYLWAVLGLSLLHLGLARPGTISRPCRPTLAWHGPARLAGRAGPARPILARSTTGQAVLARHGPSPSSTGRSPTHLPQV is encoded by the exons ATGACGCGGTGGGCGGATCTGGACGTGCtccggccggcggtggccgccgacgTGCAGGTCGTCACGTCGGATGGGAAGAGCATCGCCACACATTCCTTCGTTCTT GGCACGGCGTCGCCGGTGCTGGAGCGGATGATCGAGCGGGCACGGCGGGGGTGGAACACCGAGTGCATCATTCCGCGTCCTCGGCGTCTCCTCCGACGCCGTCTTCGCGACTTCGCCTTCCTCCAGTTGCTGTACGCTTCCAG GGTGACGCCGGAGGACGAGGAGGTGGTGACCGCGCACGGGCCAAGTCGGcatcagcgacggcggcgcggcgcgactaCGCGGGCCCTAGCTCCTGCTCAGGTAATtctgggccgtgcttgggccagCACGGCCCGAACAGGCCCGACATATCtttgggccgtgcttgggctttctcttctccaccttggcctggcacggcccggcacgattagcaggccgtgccggcccacctTGGCctggcacggcccggcacgattagcaggccgtgccggcccggcacggcccattCTAGCACGAAGCACGACGGGCCAGGCCGTGCTAGCCCGGCACGGCCCAAGTCCCAGCTCTACGGGCAGGTCACCTACTCACCTACCGCAGGTGTAG